A window of the Calditrichia bacterium genome harbors these coding sequences:
- a CDS encoding DUF2480 family protein encodes MAVAKTRTIDIRDFFDNGIIREKSFREKIDAIDWKEFQDNKVVITGCDHADPNMGVHDAGSAPFAICQTHFLG; translated from the coding sequence ATGGCAGTTGCAAAAACCAGAACCATCGATATCCGCGATTTTTTTGACAACGGCATCATCCGCGAAAAAAGCTTCCGTGAGAAAATAGATGCCATCGATTGGAAAGAATTTCAGGATAACAAAGTTGTGATTACCGGATGCGATCATGCCGATCCCAACATGGGCGTACATGATGCTGGCAGCGCACCTTTCGCCATATGCCAAACGCATTTTTTGGGGTGA